A genomic segment from Alteribacillus bidgolensis encodes:
- a CDS encoding DUF1934 domain-containing protein, with protein sequence MSETLKTPVEVKMTTNIRQQGEKDQVNLEAKGELYKKNNFTYVNFKEELDDIGEVSTVLKVGEQEITVIRSGSVAMRQLYQYGEITEGSYETPFGKLRTEAETDQVAVMWSDSGKTGRIQFGYDLTLQGSAAGRYDVTISIEEET encoded by the coding sequence ATGTCTGAAACCCTCAAAACGCCGGTAGAAGTGAAAATGACGACAAACATTCGTCAACAAGGTGAAAAAGACCAGGTAAACCTCGAAGCAAAAGGTGAGCTTTATAAAAAAAATAATTTCACTTATGTTAATTTTAAAGAAGAGTTAGATGACATAGGTGAGGTGTCTACTGTTTTAAAAGTAGGGGAACAGGAAATTACAGTGATTCGCTCAGGATCTGTGGCAATGCGACAGCTTTATCAATATGGAGAAATTACCGAAGGAAGTTACGAAACCCCTTTTGGAAAACTAAGAACAGAAGCAGAAACAGATCAAGTAGCTGTTATGTGGTCTGACAGTGGAAAAACCGGACGAATTCAATTTGGTTATGACTTAACCTTACAAGGTTCCGCTGCCGGACGATATGATGTTACTATTTCAATAGAGGAGGAAACATAA
- a CDS encoding phosphatase PAP2 family protein, with protein MVSKKAGAAAFEFSLLVIISRIFVGHHYPIDIMAGFLFGAGMAVIAVTIWKQRQYTNRHWKTDAKHFP; from the coding sequence CTGGTAAGTAAAAAAGCAGGAGCTGCAGCTTTTGAGTTCTCCCTTCTCGTCATTATATCGCGCATATTTGTTGGTCATCATTATCCTATCGATATCATGGCGGGTTTTCTTTTTGGAGCTGGAATGGCTGTAATAGCAGTAACAATTTGGAAACAAAGGCAGTATACAAATCGTCATTGGAAAACAGACGCGAAGCATTTTCCGTAG